In Primulina eburnea isolate SZY01 chromosome 14, ASM2296580v1, whole genome shotgun sequence, the following proteins share a genomic window:
- the LOC140813046 gene encoding 2-alkenal reductase (NADP(+)-dependent)-like, which produces MGVEEVSNKMIVLKDYVKGFPKESDMLLKTSVIKLRVPDGCENAILVKNLYLSCDPYMRSRMSKIEKSYVEPFVPGSPIIGYGVCKVVDSTHPDFKSGDFVWGMTGWEEYSLLKSAEGLFKIQHTDVPLSYYTGILGMPGTTAYCGFYEICSPKKGDTVFISAASGAVGQLVGQFAKLFGCYVVGSAGTKDKVDLLKNKFCFDDAFNYKEEPDLNAALKRYFPDGIDIYFENVGGNMLDAVLLNMKTFGRIAVCGMISQYNLEEPEGVKNLLCLVTKKIRMEGFIVFDYYHLYPKYLEMVLPLMEQGKIMYVEDIAEGLESAPNALIGLFSGRNVGK; this is translated from the exons ATGGGCGTGGAAGAGGTGAGCAACAAGATGATTGTGTTGAAAGATTACGTAAAGGGCTTTCCTAAGGAGTCCGATATGTTGCTCAAAACCTCTGTTATCAAACTCAGAGTCCCGGATGGATGCGAAAACGCCATTTTGGTGAAGAATCTCTACTTGTCTTGCGACCCTTATATGCGTTCACGCATGAGCAAAATTGAGAAAAGCTACGTCGAGCCCTTTGTGCCTGGCTCT CCAATAATAGGGTATGGAGTATGTAAAGTTGTCGATTCTACTCATCCCGATTTCAAGAGTGGTGACTTTGTTTGGGGCATGACAGGTTGGGAGGAGTATAGCCTCctcaaatctgcagaaggactTTTCAAGATTCAGCATACAGATGTACCTCTATCTTATTATACCGGAATCCTTG GCATGCCTGGGACTACTGCTTACTGTGGTTTTTATGAGATCTGCTCTCCCAAAAAGGGAGACACCGTGTTCATTTCCGCCGCATCTGGTGCTGTTGGTCAACTTGTCGGACAATTTGCAAAGTTGTTTGGGTGCTATGTTGTTGGCAGTGCAGGAACCAAAGATAAG GTGGACCTTTTGAAGAACAAATTTTGTTTTGATGACGCATTCAACTATAAAGAAGAACCCGATTTGAATGCAGCTTTAAAAAG GTACTTCCCCGATGGAATTGATATATACTTTGAAAATGTTGGTGGAAACATGCTCGACGCGGTGCTCCTTAACATGAAAACGTTTGGTCGAATTGCTGTGTGTGGGATGATTTCACAATACAACCTTGAGGAGCCTGAAGGTGTGAAGAACTTGTTATGCTTGGTGACAAAAAAAATTCGTATGGAAGGATTTATTGTATTTGACTACTATCACCTTTATCCAAAGTATTTGGAGATGGTTTTGCCACTCATGGAACAAGGAAAGATTATGTACGTTGAGGACATAGCCGAAGGCCTAGAAAGCGCACCAAATGCCCTTATTGGGCTCttttctggtcgcaatgttgGAAAGTAA
- the LOC140812121 gene encoding uncharacterized protein codes for MEKGNRERRSPLQDLNVPIPINTKKCLNLSSSRIKRPDFSGKSARNTPNDSALPSKAAMPRKSILQKSKKNQPPRLTELGSGRKCAKPVSKSGQRSKLSAVEVNSGHNLKKKTKEFQAKMKNSQETCSEFDEKTNGLLGDSFSRTVDHLGAPTVKTPPVEASVSPDIQCPSDHKNIVSQSTELPVCYGAGHLLSGVTDKRKCRRRGSLRGCEKLNLFQGEWNEANDLHDSLIPPLAEGSVTWHDDQGNYSRISLDQSTIRNDNASAALDLSSSPSALCGNATDSVWDDVISCSVGVSMGSLVNVKKTGIVTHSPAQFLEFSGPWNNEVDESLLAVSPISSSCGKAIIEDDSEFFMNSLSSAKVIQTPNSGSVSELCVGRSNVEVDRRNFFQSKNDSISKVISQENVDFVSSWISDSTIENLSLSRMRISWRDVIYGSRNLELDEFDCCRVSSDEEIDGDEIYDQQLTTSTHAKLVDDKENDLQANNDIKGSYSRIASGTNEGTNIGNDGDLSPPVVLDYEPSVSARGKEKLAPRRTNTCAESICTSGGGQLLTSGDSDWSYFPDITCLRSNSYK; via the exons ATGGAGAAGGGGAATCGTGAGAGGAGAAGTCCTCTCCAAGATCTCAATGTACCAATTCCGATTAATACCAAGAAATGCTTAAACCTCTCTTCTTCAAGAATCAAAAGGCCCGATTTTTCGGGCAAATCAGCGAGAAATACACCCAATGATTCAGCTCTTCCATCAAAGGCGGCGATGCCCAGAAAATCTATTTTGCAAAAATCCAAGAAAAACCAGCCTCCTCGCCTCACTGAGTTGGGATCTGGGAGAAAATGTGCAAAACCCGTCTCCAAAAGTGGCCAAAGATCAAAGCTTTCTGCTGTTGAGGTGAATTCCGGGCATAATTTGAAGAAAAAGACTAAAGAATTTCAGGCAAAAATGAAGAATTCGCAAGAGACTTGCTCAG AATTCGACGAAAAAACAAATGGGCTGCTCGGGGATTCATTTTCACGAACAGTTGATCATCTTGGAGCTCCTACTGTGAAAACACCTCCTGTTGAGGCCTCAGTCTCTCCAGACATCCAATGTCCTTCCGACCACAAGAATATTGTTTCCCAGTCTACAGAACTACCTGTTTGTTACGGCGCCGGGCACCTTCTATCGGGTGTCACTGATAAGAGAAAGTGCAGGCGTAGAGGCAGTCTTAGAGGTTGTGAAAAGTTGAATCTCTTTCAGGGTGAATGGAATGAGGCCAATGATCTACACGATTCTTTAATTCCTCCGCTTGCGGAGGGTTCAGTAACTTGGCATGACGATCAGGGAAATTATTCAAGAATCAGTTTAGACCAATCTACAATCCGAAATGATAATGCTTCAGCCGCACTTGATTTGTCATCTTCACCTTCTGCATTGTGTGGAAATGCAACAGATTCAGTTTGGGATGATGTTATTAGCTGCAGTGTTGGTGTTAGTATGGGTAGCTTGGTGAATGTTAAGAAAACTGGGATCGTTACACATTCTCCTGCTCAATTTCTGGAGTTTTCGGGGCCTTGGAATAATGAAGTGGATGAGTCATTGTTGGCTGTTTCTCCGATTTCTTCTTCTTGCGGCAAAGCTATTATTGAGGATGATTCGGAATTTTTTATGAATTCTTTAAGCAGTGCAAAAGTCATTCAGACTCCAAACTCGGGTTCAGTCTCTGAGTTGTGTGTTGGAAGGTCAAATGTGGAGGTTGATCGAAGAAATTTTTTTCAGTCTAAAAATGATTCGATATCAAAAGTTATTTCCCAAGAAAATGTTGATTTTGTTTCTTCTTGGATTTCTGACTCTACAATAGAGAATTTGTCTCTATCCCGGATGAGGATATCATGGAGAGATGTAATATATGGTAGCAGAAATCTCGAGCTCGATGAATTTGATTGCTGCCGTGTTTCGTCGGATGAAGAGATTGACGGTGATGAGATCTATGATCAACAGCTAACAACTAGCACACACGCTAAACTCGTggatgataaagaaaatgaccTCCAAGCTAACAATGATATAAAAGGATCTTATTCGAGGATTGCATCTGGCACAAATGAAGGAACCAATATAGGGAATGATGGTGATCTATCTCCTCCTGTGGTTCTTGATTATGAACCCTCCGTTTCTGCTAGAGGCAAGGAAAAGTTGGCCCCACGTAGGACTAATACATGTGCAGAATCCATATGCACCAGCGGGGGTGGTCAGTTACTTACTTCCGGCGATTCAGATTGGTCCTACTTCCCTGATATTACTTGTTTAAGATCAAATAGTTACAAATAG